In Gadus chalcogrammus isolate NIFS_2021 chromosome 1, NIFS_Gcha_1.0, whole genome shotgun sequence, one DNA window encodes the following:
- the LOC130393347 gene encoding dedicator of cytokinesis protein 3-like — protein sequence MWIPTEEEKIGVVISSFRSPVCQALVLEVGETVQILEKCEGWYRGFSTRKPSVKGIFPTGYVHLKKSTVTNRGLCETVVPLEDPIITETTSTLQEWAVLWKQLYVKHKVDLFHKLRHVMNELMDLRRQLIQGHLAQDQTREIKRHITVRLDWGNEHLGLDLVPRKEFEMVDPDQISISELYKMHVSSRHCGQQSTTQGDGTRQRHGDSCRVPVSHHLFINLKSFTYNSISEDADVFFFLYDTREAKQISEKFMVRLNKNGGPKNPEKVDRLCALFTDLSSKDLKRDLYIVAQVIRTGRMLLNDSKKGPPHVLYRRPYGCAVLAMTDVFHTITDLKEEKDFVLKIYTCNNENEWFQIHENIIRKSNTKYSAPSTNYGLIISLQLLRGELEQIRRENQAVFSRALALTRKLGFPDVILPGDIRNDLYLTLERGEFERGGKSVQKNIEVTVYVLYADGDTLKDCISLGSGEPNTSEHRSFVLYHNNSPRWSEMVKLPIPIDRFRGSHLRFEFRHCSTKDKGEKKLFGFAFTPLMREDGTTLSDENHELYVYKCDENATFSNQGLYLSMPCCKEDFNSCPNLPANLPFQRSPKETFWVSTLLCSTKLTQNVDLLALLNWKAHPDRVLDILGRLRQISGEEIVKFLRDVLDTLFCLLDDNTDKYGPLVFQSLVFIINLLRDSRFYHFRPVMDSYIQNHFAGALAYKELIRCLKWYMDRSAEVVRQDHIQEAMRALEYLFKFIVQSRILYSRATCGMEEEQFRANIQELFQSIRFVLSLDSRSSETLVFTQAALLNSFPDIFDELLQMFTVQEVAEYVRGTLGSMPSTVDIGQSMDVVKLQSIARTVESRLFYFPESRSILLPVVLHHIHLHLRQQRELLICSGILASIFSIIKTSAMESSVQEEVEMMVESLLDVLLQTLLSIMSKSQAVETSRGQRCPQCTAEITGEYVSCLLSLLRQMSELHFHHLLNNFHSKEELKEFLLKIFCVFRNLMKLTIFPRDWSVMRLLTSHIILVTTQFLSPALHKNFSEADFDFKVWNSFFSLTVLYINQPSLQLEPLTQAKRKKILDKHGDMRVMMGYELFSMWQKLGENKPHFIPGMMGPFLGVTLVPQTEVRNIMIPIFHDMMDWEQRKNGNFKQVEAELMDKLDSMVSDGKGDDNHRELFSLLTQLFGPYPSLLEKIEQETWRETSISLVTSVTRLMERLLDYRDCIKGEEGENKKISGSVNLMNFYKSEVNKEDMYIRYIHKLCDLHLQAEDFTEAAFTLLLYWELLQWEDRALRDFLHYPSQSEWQRKENLSRKILHYFNKGKCWEYGISLCRELAFQYEALYDYQSLSWIRKMEAAYYDNIIEQQRVEPEFFRMGFYGRKFPFFLRNKEFVCRGYDYERLEDFQQRMLGEFPQAIAMQHPNQPDDTILQSDAQCILNHCTSVISIVEDSGGKLPC from the exons GGTATTTTCCCAACGGGTTATGTTCACCTAAAGAAATCCACAGTGACCAACAGAGG GCTCTGTGAGACGGTGGTGCCCCTGGAGGATCCCATCATCACAGAGACCACCTCCACGCTTCAGGAATGGGCCGTGTTGTGGAAGCAGCTCTACGTG AAACACAAGGTGGACCTGTTCCATAAGCTGCGCCATGTGATGAACGAGCTGATGGACCTCCGGCGGCAGCTGATCCAGGGTCACCTGGCCCAGGACCAGACCCGTGAGATCAAACGACACATCACTGTGCGACTGGACTGGGGCAACGA gcaCCTGGGGTTAGACCTGGTTCCGAGGAAGGAGTTTGAGATGGTTGATCCGGATCAGATCAGCATTTCGGAACTCTATAAAATG caTGTATCCAGCAGACACTGTGGCCAGCAAAGCACAACCCAG GGTGACGGTACGCGGCAGCGCCATGGCGACAGTTGCCGTGTCCCTGTGTCACACCACCTCTTCATCAACCTGAAGAGCTTCACCTACAACAGCATCAGCGAGGACGCGGacgtcttcttcttcctctatGACACACGCGAGGCCAAGCAGATcag tGAGAAGTTCATGGTCAGGTTGAACAAGAATGGAGGGCCAAAGAATCCAGAGAAGGTTGACCGTCTGTGTGCACTCTTCACG GACCTAAGCAGCAAAGACTTGAAGAGAGACCTATACATTGTTGCACAAGTCATAAGAACTG GTCGTATGCTACTGAACGACTCGAAGAAAGGCCCACCCCATGTGCTGTACAGACGGCCCTATGGCTGCGCCGTGCTGGCCATGACGGACGTGTTCCACACCATCACCGACctcaaggaggagaaggacttTGTGCTCAAGATCTACAC aTGCAACAATGAGAACGAGTGGTTCCAGATACATGAGAACATCATCCGCAAGTCCAACACAAAGTACTCGGCTCCCAGCACCAACTATG GCCTCATCATTTCCCTGCAGCTGCTGCGGGGTGAGCTGGAGCAGATCAGACGTGAGAACCAGGCGGTGTTCAGCAGGGCTCTGGCACTCACACGCAAACTAGGCTTCCCAGACGTCATCCTGCccg GAGACATCCGCAATGACCTGTACCTCACCCTGGAGCGGGGCGAATTCGAGAGGGGGGGCAAGAGCGTGCAGAAGAACATCGAGGTCACCGTGTACGTGCTCTACGCCGACGGCGACACGCTCAAA GACTGCATCAGTCTGGGCAGCGGGGAGCCGAACACCAGCGAGCATCGCTCCTTCGTCCTCTACCACAACAACAGCCCTCGCTGGAGCGAGATGGTGAAGCTGCCCATCCCCATAGATCGCTTCAGAGGGTCCCACCTACGCTTTGAGTTCAGACACTGCTCCA CTAAAGACAAAGGGGAGAAGAAGCTGTTTGGCTTCGCCTTCACGCCTCTGATGAGGGAGGACGGGACAACCTTGTCGGACGAGAACCACGAGCTCTATGTTTACAAG TGTGATGAGAACGCTACGTTCAGTAACCAGGGCCTGTACCTGAGCATGCCCTGCTGTAAGGAGGACTTCAACAGCTGTCCCAACCTGCCCGCCAACCTGCCCTTCCAGAGGAGCCCCAAGGAGACCTTCTGGGTCTCCACGCTGCTCTGCTCCACCAAGCTCACTCAGAACG TCGACCTCCTGGCTCTGCTGAACTGGAAGGCCCATCCTGACCGAGTGTTGGATATCCTGGGCCGTCTGCGGCAGATCAGCGGGGAGGAGATCGTCAAG TTCTTGCGAGATGTCCTGGATACACTCTTCTGTCTCTTAGATGACAACACAGATAAATACGGACCGTTGGTATTCCAGTCACTG GTTTTCATCATCAACCTGCTCAGGGACAGCCGCTTCTACCACTTCAGACCGGTGATGGACTCCTACATTCAGAACCACTTCGCTGGAGCGCTGGCTTACAA AGAGCTGATCCGATGTCTAAAATGGTACATGGACCGCTCAGCTGAAGTGGTCAGACAGGACCATATCCAGGAAGCCATGAGG GCACTAGAGTACCTGTTCAAGTTCATCGTCCAGTCTCGGATCCTGTACTCGCGGGCCACCtgtgggatggaggaggagcagttcCGCGCCAACATTCAAGAGCTGTTCCAGTCCATCCGCTTCGTGCTGAGCCTGGACAGCCGCAGCTCGGAGACCCTGGTCTTCACCCAG GCGGCGCTGTTGAACAGTTTCCCGGATATATTCGACGAGCTGCTCCAGATGTTCACCGTCCAGGAGGTGGCTGAGTACGTGAGGGGCACCCTGGGGAGCATGCCCAGCACGGTGGACATCGGGCAGTCCATGGACGTGGTTAAGCTCCAGTCCATCGCTCGCACCGTCGAGAGCCGACTCTTCTACTTCCCCG AGTCCCGCAGCATCCTGCTGCCAGTGGTCCTgcaccacatccacctccatctgcgccagcagagggagctgctGATCTGCTCCGGGATCCTGGCCAGCATCTTCTCCATCATCAAGACCAGCGCCATG GAATCGTCGgttcaggaggaggtggagatgatgGTGGAGAGTCTTCTTGACGTGCTGCTACAAACGCTGCTGTCCATCATGAGCAAGTCCCAGGCTGTGGAGACCTCTAGGGGGCAGAGATGCCCTCAGTGCACAGCAGAGATCACG GGGGAGTATGTTTCCTGTCTGCTCTCGCTGCTCAGGCAGATGTCGGAGCTCCACTTCCATCACCTGCTCAACAACTTCCACAGTAAAGAGGAGCTCAAG GAGTTCCTGCTGAAGATCTTCTGTGTGTTTCGTAATCTGATGAAACTGACAATCTTCCCGCGAGACTGGAGCGTGATGAGACTCCTCACAAGCCA TATCATCCTGGTGACCACACAGTTCCTGTCTCCCGCGCTGCACAAGAACTTCTCTGAGGCTGACTTCGatttcaag GTGTGGAACTCCTTCTTCAGCCTCACTGTGCTGTACATCAACCAGCCCAGCCTGCAGCTGGAACCCCTCACCCaggccaagaggaagaagaTCCTGGACAA GCATGGCGATATGAGAGTGATGATGGGCTATGAGCTCTTCAGCATGTGGCAGAAGCTAG GGGAGAACAAGCCCCACTTCATCCCGGGGATGATGGGACCCTTCCTCGGAGTCACGCTGGTACCGCAGACTGAGGTGCGGAATATCATGATTCCAATCTTCCACGATATGATGGACTGGGAACAGAGGAAGAACGGCAACTTCAAACAG gtggaggcggagctgaTGGACAAGCTGGACAGCATGGTTTCCGACGGGAAGGGAGACGATAACCACAGGGAACTCTTCAGCTTGCT CACGCAGCTCTTTGGACCCTACCCAAg CCTGCTGGAGAAGATCGAGCAGGAGacctggagagagaccagcatCTCCTTGGTGACGTCGGTCACCAGGCTCATGGAGAGACTCCTGGACTACAG GGACTGTataaagggggaggagggggagaacaaGAAGATCAGTGGCTCCGTCAACCTCATG AACTTCTACAAGTCCGAGGTGAACAAGGAGGACATGTACATCCGTTACATCCACAAGCTGTGTGACCTCCACCTGCAGGCGGAGGACTTCACAG AGGCGGCGTTCACCTTGCTGCTCTACTGGGAGCTGCTCCAGTGGGAGGACCGGGCGCTCAGGGACTTCCTCCACTACCCCTCACAGAGCGAGTGGCAGCGCAAGGAGAACCTCAGCCGCAAGATCCTCCACTACTTCAACAAGGGGAAG TGTTGGGAATATGGAATATCTCTATGCCGGGAGCTGGCTTTCCAATATGAGGCGTTGTATGATTACCAGAGCCTCAGCTGGATTCGG AAAATGGAGGCTGCTTACTATGACAACATCATCGAGCAGCAGAGGGTTGAACCAGAGTTCTTCCGAATGGGTTTCTATGGCAGGAAGTTCCCCTTCTTCCTCCGG AACAAGGAGTTTGTTTGCCGCGGGTACGACTATGAGCGGCTCGAGGACTTCCAGCAAAGGATGCTGGGAGAATTTCCACAGGCCATCGCCATGCAGCACCCCAACCAACCAGACGACACCATCCTGCAGAGCGATGCTCAGTGTATCCTTAACCATTGCACTTCAGTTATTAGTATTGTGGAGGACTCGGGAGGAAAGCTACCATGCTAA